From Ignatzschineria sp. RMDPL8A, a single genomic window includes:
- a CDS encoding DUF882 domain-containing protein: MISEEKDQTVERYIQLHNELVCENRRDLLKKSTGILAGCAALGLFGLQPAMAKQAFSKERELTIFTPALGETSRVTYWIPGEGYIKESLDELSWALRDRRTNTAKLYDPHVLDQLYALSLQLEYGKPVHGLSGYRSPQTNAMLRRTMGGVAKQSFHMKGQAIDIRMPGVSTRNLRNAALSLKAGGVGYYSRSAFVHIDSGTVRSWGR; this comes from the coding sequence ATGATTTCAGAAGAGAAGGATCAAACCGTCGAACGTTATATTCAGCTTCATAACGAGCTTGTTTGTGAAAACCGTCGCGATCTACTTAAAAAATCAACTGGAATCTTAGCCGGTTGTGCGGCATTAGGATTATTTGGTCTTCAGCCTGCGATGGCAAAACAAGCGTTTAGCAAAGAGCGCGAGTTGACTATTTTTACCCCCGCATTAGGGGAAACTTCACGGGTGACTTACTGGATCCCTGGAGAAGGGTACATTAAAGAATCGCTCGATGAGCTGTCTTGGGCACTTCGCGATCGTCGTACTAATACAGCAAAACTATATGATCCGCATGTACTCGATCAATTGTATGCATTAAGCCTTCAATTAGAATATGGTAAACCGGTTCATGGATTAAGCGGATATCGCTCACCTCAAACCAATGCCATGCTTCGCCGTACGATGGGCGGGGTGGCAAAACAGAGCTTCCACATGAAAGGTCAAGCGATCGATATTCGTATGCCAGGCGTTTCCACACGAAATCTTCGTAACGCGGCGTTATCGCTTAAAGCCGGTGGCGTAGGTTATTACAGCCGTTCAGCATTTGTTCATATTGATAGCGGTACCGTTCGCTCTTGGGGTCGTTAA
- a CDS encoding NUDIX domain-containing protein, with amino-acid sequence MKRVVKKGTFTNKDITIKACERAYNGFFKLDKVTFDHKRFDGGMNYDVVREVVQRQDAVGVLLYDPKRDEILLIEQIRIPLYEKSESPWTYEIVAGIMDQEGEDREALARREALEEAGVTIDQLIPMHHYFSSTGGSTEQLFLYLGICSLENAGGVFGVENEHEDIRAFTLAREEAFQLLDQNRLDNASTLIALLWFRQNYQKFQEETHAN; translated from the coding sequence ATGAAGCGGGTGGTTAAAAAAGGGACGTTTACTAATAAAGATATCACCATTAAAGCGTGTGAGCGTGCATATAATGGGTTTTTCAAACTCGATAAAGTGACGTTTGATCATAAACGTTTTGATGGTGGTATGAATTATGACGTTGTTCGTGAAGTTGTGCAGCGTCAAGATGCGGTAGGTGTCTTGTTATACGATCCGAAACGGGATGAAATTCTGTTGATTGAGCAGATTCGCATTCCGCTCTATGAGAAGAGTGAATCGCCGTGGACTTACGAGATTGTTGCGGGTATTATGGATCAAGAAGGCGAGGATCGAGAGGCTTTGGCGCGCCGTGAAGCGCTTGAAGAGGCCGGTGTCACGATTGATCAATTAATTCCGATGCATCATTATTTTAGCTCCACCGGCGGAAGTACTGAGCAACTGTTTCTCTATTTAGGGATCTGTTCGCTTGAAAATGCCGGCGGTGTGTTTGGCGTTGAAAATGAGCATGAAGATATTCGTGCGTTTACCCTCGCTAGGGAAGAGGCGTTTCAATTACTTGATCAAAACCGTCTCGATAATGCATCGACTCTGATCGCTTTATTATGGTTTCGTCAAAATTATCAAAAATTTCAGGAGGAGACACATGCTAATTAA
- a CDS encoding L-threonylcarbamoyladenylate synthase, producing the protein MLINIHPVDPQPRNIKMAADILRKDGVLVYPTDSNYALCCMVGNQKGMERIIQIRAESKQVHYFSLVCRDLSELSQYALVDNRQYRLLRAVLPGAYTFILKGSREVPKRLLTPKRDTVGLRMPDHPITQALLDELGSPLMSATLKVPNMELYELNTPSLVDDVLGNRVDAVIDGGPCSMEPTTVIDLSDGMPEIIRQGQGDVSLFI; encoded by the coding sequence ATGCTAATTAATATTCATCCCGTTGATCCTCAGCCGCGAAATATCAAGATGGCAGCGGATATTCTTCGAAAAGATGGCGTGCTTGTCTATCCCACCGATTCCAATTATGCGCTATGCTGTATGGTCGGGAATCAAAAGGGTATGGAACGGATTATTCAAATTCGGGCTGAGAGTAAGCAGGTACACTATTTTTCGCTCGTGTGTCGCGACCTGTCGGAATTATCGCAATATGCACTTGTCGATAATCGCCAATATCGATTGTTGAGAGCGGTATTGCCGGGGGCATATACTTTTATTTTAAAGGGTTCGCGCGAGGTACCAAAACGATTGTTGACGCCAAAACGAGATACGGTGGGGTTGCGAATGCCCGATCACCCCATCACGCAAGCGCTCCTCGATGAGCTAGGTTCTCCGCTAATGTCAGCAACGCTTAAAGTCCCGAATATGGAACTCTATGAGCTCAATACTCCGAGTTTAGTCGATGATGTGCTTGGCAATCGAGTCGATGCGGTGATTGATGGCGGCCCTTGTTCGATGGAACCGACCACCGTCATTGATTTAAGCGATGGCATGCCCGAAATTATTCGCCAAGGTCAAGGCGATGTTTCCCTATTTATCTAA
- the rplS gene encoding 50S ribosomal protein L19 yields MNIIQMLEQEAMQGKELPEFNPGDTVAVQVRVKEGERERLQVFEGVVIAKRNRGLGSAFIVRRISHGVGMERTFQTYSPMIAGVEVKRRGDVRRAKLYYLRERAGRAARIKEKLSRKATA; encoded by the coding sequence ATGAATATTATTCAGATGTTAGAGCAAGAAGCGATGCAAGGTAAAGAGCTTCCTGAATTTAACCCTGGTGATACTGTTGCAGTACAAGTACGGGTAAAAGAGGGAGAGCGTGAGCGTCTTCAGGTTTTCGAAGGCGTTGTAATTGCAAAACGTAACCGTGGATTAGGTTCAGCATTCATCGTAAGAAGAATTTCTCACGGTGTAGGCATGGAGCGTACTTTCCAAACTTACAGCCCAATGATTGCGGGTGTTGAAGTTAAAAGACGTGGTGACGTTCGTCGCGCGAAACTTTACTATCTCCGTGAGCGCGCAGGTCGTGCAGCACGTATCAAAGAGAAATTATCACGCAAAGCAACTGCGTAA
- a CDS encoding O-antigen ligase family protein — protein MKNTWFIRNSYLLLIAMFMAIPLFPRGISIIPTLVFLIGLGYFIYRPKLIWNELVKSRYIYVFLVFFIPGLISLIDSLDPAKTSHALWRMVRYSAFSIIALFMVNNEKSEKRFETVMFWFMVFICVDAMSHWLFHFNIYGHNPLPSNSRVRGIFGERYHLSYFVATLSPLVFFYLAERIQEKKTLYLILTPIILVMLILTVLVGGARAGFVSLFVSMFLFVLVAMKKGWIKRKLRFIGISLVLLVIAGGIAVQSDTIQKRFKQTTTVSQNQDFLDRFTSMRTNIWHVTIEQIPNYWVNGLGVRAFDKVYQTYPDDYKIFEQVHHVHLHLLEVLIETGIIGLIPYILLCGYLLYMVLVARKGNAWFLVAFLAIMPINSHASLFDADWLPVIWSSLAIALMLERNSVRIECEAPSIVF, from the coding sequence TTGAAAAATACCTGGTTTATTCGCAATAGTTATCTTTTACTCATTGCCATGTTTATGGCTATTCCTCTTTTTCCTAGAGGAATTAGTATTATTCCGACGTTAGTATTTTTAATTGGTTTGGGCTATTTTATTTATCGCCCCAAACTGATCTGGAATGAGCTTGTTAAAAGCCGATATATCTACGTGTTTTTAGTCTTTTTTATTCCCGGTTTAATCTCTCTCATCGACTCTCTTGATCCAGCAAAAACGTCTCATGCATTGTGGCGTATGGTTCGTTATAGTGCCTTTAGTATTATTGCTTTATTTATGGTTAATAATGAAAAAAGTGAGAAACGATTTGAAACCGTTATGTTTTGGTTTATGGTCTTTATCTGTGTTGATGCAATGAGTCACTGGCTGTTTCATTTTAATATCTATGGTCATAACCCGCTTCCTTCAAATAGTCGAGTAAGAGGAATCTTTGGTGAGCGCTATCATCTAAGTTATTTTGTTGCGACGCTTTCTCCCCTTGTTTTCTTTTATTTAGCAGAACGAATTCAAGAGAAGAAAACACTATATTTGATTTTGACACCGATTATTTTAGTGATGCTTATCTTGACGGTATTAGTGGGCGGGGCAAGAGCAGGATTTGTATCGCTTTTTGTTAGTATGTTCTTATTTGTGCTGGTTGCCATGAAGAAGGGTTGGATTAAACGCAAATTGCGTTTTATTGGTATTTCGCTCGTTTTGCTTGTGATTGCAGGTGGAATCGCGGTTCAATCCGATACGATTCAAAAGCGGTTTAAACAGACAACGACGGTTAGCCAAAATCAGGATTTTTTAGATCGATTTACTTCGATGAGAACCAATATTTGGCACGTTACGATTGAGCAAATCCCCAATTATTGGGTAAATGGACTAGGTGTTAGAGCTTTTGATAAGGTTTATCAGACATATCCGGATGATTATAAAATCTTTGAACAAGTACACCATGTTCATTTGCACTTATTAGAAGTACTTATTGAAACAGGGATCATTGGTCTAATACCCTATATTTTATTATGTGGATACTTGTTGTATATGGTGCTTGTGGCAAGAAAAGGTAACGCATGGTTTTTGGTCGCTTTTCTTGCCATTATGCCGATTAATAGCCATGCTTCTTTGTTCGATGCGGATTGGTTACCCGTTATTTGGTCGTCATT